The nucleotide sequence GAGTAATACTATTGTGCAAGTGCTTAGTTCATCCCCGCCGAATATTTCgttcaggcgggatttgattggccctCGACTTttgtcatggcataatcttttatccCGTCTGGATTCGATTAATCTGACACAAGGCCGGGATGTGTTTCACTAGAAACTCACAACATCAGGGTCTTACACAGTAGACTCGATGTACCGTGCGCTTATGCATTCCGAGGTGCCAGTGAATAATAACAAAAAAAATTAGAAGTCTAAGATTCCACTAAAaattaaaatctttatgtggtatcttcgtaggggaGTTGTGCTAACCAAAGACAATCTTGCACGACGCAACTAGCCAGGAAGTAAGAAGTGTTGCTTTTGTGCTCATgaagagacaatcaaacacctctttttccaatgcaagtttgcatGTTCTACatgtcagtcatccaaatagcgtcaaatttgtatccgccaaTGAGTATTGCCAATatatttggtcattggttggacgaaatttcaaatagtttcaaaacgctaataagggtgggggcgtatgccttactatggccgctttggctatgtagaaatgatttgatttttaatgATAAAAATGCTTCTCCTCTGTAGGTTATTTTCCGCTGTACGCACTCGCTTCATACGTGGTCTACGCTACAACAGGCGGAGCACccgctgttcaaggcggtgtgtacgcggttggagcagGCGGCTATGGAGGTTTTTtttccaacatgggtggcagcataaccttCGGATCGATCCACCGCCGAGTTCGACATACGCAAAGTGTCGGTCCATAGGACTCTACTGTTGCCGTTTTGTCGGTTTTCTCACTTTTTCTAGTGTCAGACTTtggtgtttggctgtgtgcatcctagttatgcagaggtcgggtgttactcataatgttttatatccgcttgatgctacatttgagaaaataaaatcgccctttatcgaaaaatctGCCATATATCTTAGTCGAAATATGTAGCAATTGCCAACATATGCACAAATTTAAGCATTACCGACGAGCGTTAAAATCTCGTCTTAATGAGCTCCTTGAATTTGCCGAAACCCTTTCACAAGAAGTTTAGCtttctctactattaaaggggaatCTGCAGTCGTCATGATGGTTCGACTCCCCACCGGTATGACTCCGCGCGCAAAAAGATCATAGGAGCAGCCCACGTTCCCTGGAAGCGAGCCTTCCTTCGCGCAATTAAAAGAAAAAACCAACCACGACCCACTACCGTCCCACGTCCCACGTATTCTCTCCCAGTTTCCCCCACCTCTCGCTCCTGATCCATCCTCTCTCTCGATCTCGTGAGaaaaatcgccgccgccgccccgtcactCGTGTGCAACTGCCCATCTGCATCATCGTCCGATGCTCGTCTCGGTCTTCGTCACGCAGCCAATGCACGCCGCACTTGTACGACCTGCTTGCCTCTGCCACCGCAATAGGCGTCGGTTCCATGGACCACGCCTCCGACGACTTAGGAGGTTGACCCCTGTGGGGAAGCTGGCGGGAGGCCGACGCCGTCGAGGCGCTCGCCGCCGTGTCCGCCGCCGCGAGGCGCGGGAATGCGGCGGTCTGCTGGCAGGTGGCTGCCAAGGCCAGGGCTATCGGGTAGGAGAGCGACCACAACCGCCGGTTCCTCAGCTGCTCCCCTCGGCTTTCCAGAGCCTCATTGGTGAGCCCGTGTATGGCACCAGCGCCGCAGTATTGGGCGCATTGGGAAGGTCTTTGTggcccttagagcatctccaacggccgcaCAAAAATTCCGCGCCCAATAAACATTATAGCGCGCCACTTTAGCACTTTTAAAGCGTCGGGATCAATTTTGCTTTAGCAGGTGTCCAAAAACGCGCGCCCAAAAAGCAGATagtgcaaattgtgaagcgcgcgTAATCCGGCGCGCCAAATATACTGCGCGCGATAGCGTTTTTCAGCGCGCGCGCAAAAACTTTTAGCGCTACAGCTTCTGCTGGAGCTGTCCGGCgcccaaaataaataaatttttAGCGCGCAGAGCTCTTtttgggcgcctgttggagatgctcttaccgtGTTCTTCCCGCTCGACGAGGAGGCCCGGCGCTACATTGCCTCCCTGACATCTCTCAAGACACCCTCGTCTTGGTGCTCTCCCACGGTGACCTTGCCGCGTGGGCCAGCGCCGCCATCATCCTCCGTGAGCTCCCCTCATCCCCCGACCGGCACACCGTCGACGTCATCTCGAGGACGCCCGGCGTGTGCAGCGCGCTCGTCGGCCTCATCAGGAAACCCATGTCCCCGCAGGCCACCAAGGCCGCGCTCGTCATGGCCTACATCTCGTCTTCGGCAGCAACCGCGCGGCCGCCCGCTTCGCCGAGCTAGGGGCAGTGCTCGTCGTTGTGGAGCTCGTCCTGGACGCTGACAAGAGGACTAGCGAGAAGGCACTGGCTGTGCTAAACGGCGTCCTGTGCCAACACCGGCCTCGAGTCCGTGTGTGCGCACACGCTAGTCGTGGCGGTGCTGGTCAAGAAGATGTTGCGCATGTCCTACATGGCCACGTGGTTCGTCGTCTCTGTGCTCTGGCGCCTCTGCCGTGCCGCGGACACTGGCGCCGGCGCGTGCTGCAACATACTCCAGGATAAAACATACTCCAGGATGACTAGAATTTTTTACCCCATAACTGAATACTCGTACACAAAATGATCAACACAAAAGAGAATTGAACATTGTCACGTTTATTTATCTTCATAATTTGAAAGTTATTTCATGTTATTTACGATTTTGAAGTGATCCACACATTACAGAATTCCATGAAGAGTTGAGAAACATATGTCTATTTTTGTGGTCATCATGATGTTGATAAACTCCTATATGCCTCTTTTTCTGAGTAGTATGCTCCAGTTTTGGGGTCATCATGTGTATTGCGGCTTCAATCATGTTCAGTTCCTCTCTCTACACGTTTGGAAATCGATCATGCATAGCAAGATAGAAAATCTATTTTTAATTAACATGTCCATAAAAAACATTTAGTTGTGAATATTTGAATAACGGAGCAAGATGTGTACCCTTGCCTTCTCCCTGAAGAAATGATGCGCGTTGTGAATTAGGTCAATCTCGAACACCATTTTTACTATTCAGTAGACCAACAACGTGCTCTTATCATATTTGTGTATCCTTACTATTTTTTTATTAAAGAAAGGATACAAGTATGATGGTGGAGAGCTTAGAATATATTATGTGTGCACGTATTCATCCAGTGTTGCGCTCACTCTTTTTCCATAGAAGCTCAACCAGGAGAAGCACCTGGGCCTGTCACTTGTGGACATACCTGTTCATGCATATCAGAGGCAACACTCACCCTGCTTCAACAAAGTGATCATACACGAGCCTTTTCTAGATGCAAGGAAGGTAGTGAAAGAGACGATGGCATAGAAAATTAAGGACACTTCTAATTTGTAAAATATACATTAAGGGTCTCTCTTACTATTTCACGTTAAAAAAAAGTCATGATAGAGAAAGCAACGGGAGAAAGAATTGGtagtttttttttgagcatcagtacagacacaagcgctcatatacacgcgcatacactcatccctatgaacgcatacacacatcctacccctatgagcacatccgagagactgagccggcatatcatcttgagatttacgaagccaccataggcgcctcgtcgtcgacgtgaacgtctcctcccactgaaagcgcatcgccgaaaatcctgaaataaatccaggaataatgcgagcaccaggatttgaaccctggtgggttggggataccactgtccacctaaccaactcaaccacaggttgattcgcagaATTGGTAGTTGTTGATATATCGACTCATATCCATCATGTTTGACATGCACTTCTGAATTATAAGAATGACCGATGTATACAATTTTTTTAAGTTTCgtgacaacgcacgggcattcaacTAGTATAGATAGTAGGATTACCATTCACCTCCATCTTTCCTTTGAAAATCAATTTACATTCAATAGATTTCACTCCCTCTGCAGGCTCTTACTAAGCTTCACACTTGGTTTTCGTACATGGAGTGTTTGTTAATCTAAAGCTCCTGACAAGAGGGGTTAGTGGCATGTTACCATCGTATACTCCACATGGAGCATTTTTTACAAGATGTAACCATCATATCTACATTATGGCATACCCGCAAAATAAACAATATCTTTATTTCTACAAGTTGTTGCCGTCCTAAAAAAATTTTATAAGATGTTACCATCATGTGATATAGGAGTACTGTATTTTACAAGATGCTACCATCATATATGGTCTGGTCTCGGGTGATAAATTAAGTTCGTTGCCATCGCGGTGTGAGCAGAGCACAGAGCACTAAGCACTGCTACCACGCTGATCATCCTTGGCCATGGACGCCGGGCTGTCAACTACCGTGCCTCTTCGTATCGTGATCTGCCCGTGGCTCGCGTTCGGCCACCTGCTCCCGTACCTGGAGCTCGCGGAGCGCCTGGCGTCGCGCGGCCACCGCGTGACTTTCGTCTCCACGCCGCGCAACCTCGCTCGCCtcccgccgcccgcgtcgccgtGCAACGTTGACCTCGTCGCGCTGCCGCTTCCGCGCGTCGACGGCCTCCCCGAAGGCGCCGAGTCCACCAACGACGTCCCCGACGAGAAGCGGGAGCTCCACTGGAAGGCCTTCGACGGCCTCGCCGCGCCCTTCGCGGACTTCCTTGCCGCCGCGTGCGCGGACGCCGGCAGGAGGCCTCACTGGATCATCGCCGACTGCTTCCACCactgggccgccgccgccgccctcgagcaCAAGGTGCCATGCGCGGTGCTTCTGCCGACGGCCGCTATGCTCGCTGCCGCGCCCCGCCAGCAACCGCTGGAATCGGAGCCCGTGGAGGCCGCCGCTGCCTCTGTGCTTGGACAGGCCGCCGCGGCCgtgcgcctcgccgtgccccgttaCGAGCGGGACGACGTGGCACCGGCTTACGCCGACGACTGCGCGTCGGGTATGTCCATCGCCCAGCGCTGGTTCTTGGCGAAAGAGAGGTGCACGGTCTTGGCCATCCGGAGCTGCGTGGAGTGGGAGCCGGAGACCTTCCCGCTGGTGGAGACACTCCTCGGCAAGCCGGTCGTGCCCCTGGGCCTCCTGCCGCCGTCGGTCGACGGAGGCA is from Triticum aestivum cultivar Chinese Spring chromosome 1B, IWGSC CS RefSeq v2.1, whole genome shotgun sequence and encodes:
- the LOC123088396 gene encoding UDP-glycosyltransferase 91C1-like, translated to MDAGLSTTVPLRIVICPWLAFGHLLPYLELAERLASRGHRVTFVSTPRNLARLPPPASPCNVDLVALPLPRVDGLPEGAESTNDVPDEKRELHWKAFDGLAAPFADFLAAACADAGRRPHWIIADCFHHWAAAAALEHKVPCAVLLPTAAMLAAAPRQQPLESEPVEAAAASVLGQAAAAVRLAVPRYERDDVAPAYADDCASGMSIAQRWFLAKERCTVLAIRSCVEWEPETFPLVETLLGKPVVPLGLLPPSVDGGRRRAAGSSEDHATLRWLEEQPPDSVVYIALGSEVPLSVEQVHELALGLELAGTRFLWALRKPAGAVLDNDHTLPPGFQDRTRGQGLVTMGWVPQISILAHAAVGAFLTHCGRNSLIEGLLFGHPLVMLPIFGDQGPNARQMDAKKVGLQVARDDDDGSFDRHGVAAAVRTVMLDGEARRGFVASALKMQAIVADKERHERYIDEFVQQLRSYLPTDDLTTTTPSSSS